The Edaphobacter sp. 12200R-103 genome contains a region encoding:
- a CDS encoding oxidoreductase: protein MAEIGVAVIGFGLAGRVFHAPFVSAVPGLKLEAIVQRRGDEAAQAYPNTRILRSVEEALADSSISLIVVGTPNETHYALAKKALEAGKHVVIDKPFAATSEQAKELLELARAKKLVLAPFHNRRWDGDFLTVRKVLKSGDLGRVVTFESHFDRFRPLPREATWKESANAANGMLFDLGPHLIDQALVLFGTPESITASVRRDRDTTEIEDTFDITLHYPRLQAICRATMLAAEPAPRFLIHGTRGSFRKYGLDPQEPALVGGAKVPMMGDAREWLGEPESAWGTMTVAPDPDQPGQLTRTTIKTEAGDYRGYYANVRDAILGSSKLAVTPEDGYRVIRLLELARESSNEGRTIPVQFSAI from the coding sequence GGTCGTGTCTTTCATGCACCATTTGTGAGCGCCGTTCCGGGCCTGAAGCTCGAGGCGATCGTGCAGCGGAGAGGCGACGAAGCCGCCCAGGCCTATCCCAACACCCGTATTCTTCGCTCCGTCGAGGAGGCGCTTGCAGACAGCAGCATCTCCCTGATCGTTGTCGGCACGCCCAATGAGACGCACTATGCCCTGGCTAAGAAGGCTCTCGAGGCCGGCAAGCATGTGGTTATCGACAAACCCTTTGCCGCCACAAGCGAGCAAGCGAAAGAGCTTCTTGAGCTTGCCCGCGCGAAGAAGCTGGTCCTTGCCCCCTTCCACAACCGGCGCTGGGACGGTGATTTTCTGACGGTCCGCAAGGTTCTGAAGTCCGGAGACCTGGGCCGGGTTGTCACCTTCGAATCTCACTTCGACCGCTTCCGCCCGCTGCCCCGCGAGGCGACCTGGAAGGAGTCGGCCAACGCCGCCAACGGCATGCTCTTCGACCTCGGCCCACATCTGATCGACCAGGCACTGGTTCTCTTCGGCACGCCAGAGTCTATCACTGCCAGCGTCAGGCGCGACCGCGACACGACCGAGATCGAGGATACCTTCGACATCACCCTGCACTATCCCCGTCTCCAGGCAATCTGCCGCGCCACAATGCTGGCCGCGGAGCCGGCTCCGCGCTTCCTGATTCATGGCACACGGGGCAGCTTCCGGAAGTACGGCCTGGATCCCCAGGAGCCTGCACTGGTCGGTGGGGCGAAGGTTCCCATGATGGGCGACGCGCGAGAGTGGCTGGGCGAGCCGGAATCTGCGTGGGGAACGATGACCGTTGCTCCCGACCCTGACCAACCTGGGCAGCTGACGCGCACGACCATCAAGACCGAGGCCGGAGATTATCGCGGCTACTACGCCAACGTCCGCGACGCCATTCTCGGAAGCAGCAAGCTGGCTGTGACGCCGGAAGACGGTTACCGGGTCATCCGCCTGCTGGAACTGGCCCGGGAGAGCAGCAACGAGGGTAGAACGATCCCTGTTCAGTTCTCTGCCATTTAG
- the argJ gene encoding bifunctional glutamate N-acetyltransferase/amino-acid acetyltransferase ArgJ produces the protein MSLEMKVMEGLPGGFLWAAVKAGIKASGKSDLAACLVDGVAQGAAVFTSNQVVAAPVTVGRNHMSATGGRVGLVLVNAGNANCATGQAGLDACNSTCTAAAETFGCIFDEVFPSSTGIIGVPFPADKVIAALPELKASLGNSAEHAKSFARAIMTTDTRMKVAQTSLHTDDGEIRIFGVAKGAGMIHPQLGAPVAPHATMLVYLFTDVEAESSQLRELIPLAVDKSFNSISIDGDTSTNDTVLLLASGASGVRLNDQNKAAFAAALNEVCQKLAYAIVDDGEGVTHVVTLHITGARNEYEARQIAKSIAHSPLCKTAWSSADPNWGRLMAAAGYSGVEFDPAKVKVRIGEQPVYENGMRSPDFDEARAHTVMQQRDYTIRMDMGQGDAECRFITCDLTAEYVRINADYST, from the coding sequence ATGAGTCTCGAGATGAAAGTGATGGAGGGCCTACCGGGAGGTTTCCTGTGGGCCGCGGTGAAGGCAGGCATCAAGGCGAGCGGCAAGTCGGATCTCGCGGCCTGCCTGGTGGATGGCGTAGCCCAGGGGGCGGCAGTGTTCACCTCCAACCAGGTCGTTGCAGCCCCGGTAACAGTAGGCCGAAACCACATGTCTGCAACCGGCGGAAGAGTCGGGCTGGTCCTGGTCAACGCCGGAAATGCCAACTGCGCCACGGGGCAGGCAGGTCTCGATGCCTGCAACAGCACCTGCACGGCCGCAGCGGAGACCTTCGGATGCATCTTTGACGAGGTCTTCCCTTCCTCCACAGGCATCATCGGGGTTCCCTTTCCCGCAGACAAGGTGATCGCAGCACTACCCGAGCTGAAGGCTTCGCTCGGGAACAGTGCGGAGCATGCGAAGAGCTTCGCCCGCGCCATCATGACCACGGACACCCGGATGAAGGTGGCACAGACATCGCTCCACACCGATGATGGCGAGATCAGGATCTTCGGGGTCGCAAAAGGCGCAGGAATGATCCACCCGCAGCTGGGAGCTCCCGTGGCGCCGCACGCCACCATGCTGGTCTACCTGTTTACTGATGTCGAAGCAGAGAGCTCGCAGTTGCGAGAGCTGATACCCCTTGCAGTCGATAAGAGCTTCAACTCCATCTCGATCGATGGCGACACCTCGACCAACGATACCGTTCTTCTTTTGGCCAGCGGCGCCAGCGGTGTGCGACTGAATGATCAGAACAAGGCTGCCTTTGCCGCGGCTCTCAACGAAGTCTGCCAGAAGCTGGCCTATGCCATCGTGGACGACGGAGAGGGCGTGACTCACGTGGTAACGCTGCACATCACTGGCGCGCGCAATGAGTACGAGGCCCGACAAATTGCAAAATCCATCGCCCACTCGCCCCTATGCAAGACGGCATGGTCGAGCGCGGACCCGAACTGGGGCCGCCTGATGGCCGCTGCCGGATATTCCGGGGTCGAATTCGATCCCGCGAAGGTCAAGGTGCGGATTGGCGAACAGCCGGTGTATGAAAACGGTATGCGCTCACCTGATTTCGACGAAGCACGTGCCCATACGGTCATGCAGCAGAGGGATTACACGATCCGCATGGATATGGGACAGGGCGACGCAGAGTGCAGATTCATCACCTGCGATCTGACGGCGGAGTATGTCAGGATCAACGCAGACTACTCGACGTAG
- a CDS encoding VOC family protein, which yields MSSVQIDQKSYEMPPREGMSIAHFLTVADIDRSLDYYKKIFGARILSRGDGNAPGYLQLANIWMIVNVGGGPTPDKPTVSLSVPDPNHINSFLNFRVADIQACYELWKSRGAEFITAPIPKYGEIRCYIRDPDGYIIEVGQSTDQTYG from the coding sequence ATGAGCAGCGTACAAATCGACCAGAAGAGCTATGAGATGCCTCCGCGAGAAGGGATGAGCATCGCACATTTTCTAACTGTAGCCGACATCGACCGATCGCTCGATTACTACAAGAAGATCTTCGGGGCTCGCATTCTGAGCAGAGGCGACGGGAATGCGCCTGGGTACCTTCAACTCGCGAATATCTGGATGATTGTGAACGTAGGGGGCGGCCCGACACCGGATAAACCAACGGTGTCGCTCAGCGTTCCCGACCCGAATCACATCAATAGCTTTCTGAATTTCCGGGTTGCGGATATTCAAGCGTGTTATGAACTATGGAAGAGTCGCGGAGCGGAGTTCATCACGGCGCCAATCCCCAAGTATGGCGAGATCCGCTGCTACATCCGTGACCCTGATGGTTATATCATCGAGGTCGGACAGAGCACCGACCAGACGTACGGTTGA